The following is a genomic window from Candidatus Krumholzibacteriia bacterium.
AGGCGCCCGTACGACTGGTCGGTCACCGAGGCGAGGATCTCGTCGCGGTCGCCGACCCACGCCACGGCGTTGATCTGCGGATCGAAGTCGCGCGACAGCGGACGCACGTTCTTCGTGTCGCGGTCCATGAGGAACAGCTGGGTCTCGTAGAAGTTGGCCTCGACGTCGTCGTCGACGGCCAGCCCCACGCCGGCGAAGGCCTGCGGCGGCCCGGTGATCGCGATGCGTTCGCCGCTGCGGTCGTAGCGCGCGCCCAGGCCCCAGGGCTCGGTGGCCAGGACCTCGACCTCGAGCGATTCCAGGTCGAGCTCGACGAGTTCGGTGCGGCGGAACGGCCACGTGGCGTCGTCGCGCAGGTTGCGCGTGAAGAGCAGGGTGGCGCCGTCGGCGGCCACGTCCTGCAACGAGGTCGACAGATCCCCCGCGGTGAGGCGACGGACGATGCCGTCGGGGACCGACACCTGGTGCAGCGAGCTGACGTCGCGGTCACCGGACCAGCGATCGGTCAGGCCGCGGTAGCGCTTGAAGTTCTCCGGATCCTCGGAGCCCTCCTCGCTGCGCGAGAACACGATGCTGCGGCCGTCGGGCATCCAACGGGTTTCGCCCAGGTTCTCGACGTCGCGCAGCACGGCCTCGGGCGCGCCCCCCTGCACGCTGCCCACCCACAGGATGGCCTTGCCGTCGTCGCGCGACACGAAGCCGAAGCGGTCGACCGGGTCGTCGGGCGCCCACTCGAAGCCCGAGAGGCTGCCGATGCCCTCGAGCGAACGCACGATCCGCCCGTCGTCGGGATCGAGGAACTCGATCCAGCTGCGCCGGCGTTCGGTGTGCGCCGAGGGCTGGCTCACGGTGAGCGCCAGCAGGCGGCCGTCGGGCGAGAGGTCCGTACTGCCGGGATCGTGCAGGTCGATGACGTCGCCGAAGTCGAGGCGACGCTGCGTGCGGTTCGACGTGGCCAGGTCGCCGGCGTCGGCGGCGGCGACCTCGATCGCGGCCTCCACCGCCCAGGCCTCGTCGCGGCCGGGCGCTCCCTCGGCCACCACCAGCAGGGTGTGGTCGCCCGTGGTGAGTTCGACCTCCTTCTCCACCTTGCCCGGCTCGGACTCGGCGTCGAAATCGTCGAGATCGGTCTTCGTGCCGAGTTCCTCGCCGTTCAGCAGCACTTTCAGGCGGTGCAGTGAGCGAACGCGCACGGTCGCCCCGGTGAAGCCCGCGGCGTGGATCCGCGCGGCCAGCACCCGCACCTGCGGGGCCTCGCCGATCGCGCCGAGCGCGGTCGGATACCCGGTCAGCTCCTCCCATTGCAACTCCTCGTCGCTGCCCGGGAAGCGCCACGCGTCGTCGGGGCGCAGTTCGAGGTCCGACACCGGCAGCTCCACGCGTTCGAGCGCGGGGCCGGGATCGTCGGCGAAGGCCGGCGCGAGGACCGGCACGGGCGGCATCGCCAGCCACCGGTCGATCTCGATCGTCGTGGTCTCGGTGTCGTCGTCCTGGGCCCGGACGGCCGGCGCGGCCACGAACAGGACGACGAGGACGGTGCGGAGCAGTGAGCGGTACGACATCGGAGCCCTCCGGGGAGTCCGGGACGGTGGTACGAGCGACGAAGCCGCGAGTGTAGCCGCCCCGCCGGACGCACCCAAGCCCATAGCGGCCACGGCGCAGGACGGGTGGCCACGTCCCGGCACCGTCGATAGCATGGAGAGCCCTCGGGACCGGGAATCGAACCGTGAGCCAGACCGGAACCACCGCCACCGTCGAACGCCACATCCTGCGCGAGCGCGATGCCATGCTCGGCTTCGGCGACTTCGGAGCGCTGTTCGAGGCCTACCACGCCCACGCACGTCGCCTGGATCTACCTCTCGACCCCCTGGGCACGGTGATGATGCACCAGGCCCTGGCGGGGGCGGCGCTCCAGCTGTCGTTCCGCGTGGTCGAGGAGTCCACGGCGTGGACCCTGAACGTCCACCGGCCCGCGGCGAACGTCTTCGCGGCCGGCGGCGGGCCCGACAGCACGCTGACCGGTCGTTACTTCGTGGACGATGTCGAGACGATCGGCGAGAACCGCCTCTACGTGCAGCGATCGCACCCCGAGCGCGAGCCCACGCGCAGCGTGCTGAGCGTGGACGGGATCGACCTGTTCGAGATCTTCCAGCAGTACTTCCATCGCAGCGAGCAGCTCGCGGTGCGCTTCGTCGAGCTCTCGTCGTCCGAGATGGCCGCCGTCTTCGCCCTTCCCGGGGCCGACGCCGCCTGGATCCGCGGGCTCGACGGCGTCGACGTCCGCGCCCTGCGCGAGTCCTCACGCGAGCCGATCGAGAGCCGGACCTTCACCTTCGCCTGCACCTGCGACGGAGAGCGGGTCGCGCGGGTCCTGGCCGGAATGTTCGGCGAGGATCCCGAGGCCCTGTTCCAGGGTGACGCGTCCGTCGAGGCGCGCTGCCCGCGCTGCGGCGCCCTCTGGTCGGTCGATCGCGAGGCCTTCGACCGGGCGCTCGATCGCCTGCGCTGAGCCGGCCGGCTTGCGCTTTCGTCCCGATCCGGTACTCTTTGGAACTTGCGTCGTCCTCTCGGCGCACCGTTGCCCCGGAGCCTGCACCAGTGCCGCAGAATCGCCCGGGGTGACCGGCCCGCTCCCCGATCGGAGCCGCCGGTCGAATCCACGGACACGATCACGGGAAATCGCACCATGTCCCGATACACGGGCCCTCGCCTGAAGAAGATGCGCGGTCTCGGCACCGACCTGCCGGGCCTGTCGCGCAAGAGCACGACAAAGCGTCCCTACCCGCCCGGACAGCACGGGCTGAGCCGCCGCCGCGGCAAGGACTCCGAGTACAAGAAGCAGCTCATGGAGAAGCAGAAGCTGCGCTTCAACTACGGAGTCCACGAACGCCACCTGCGCAAGCTCATGGAAGAGGCGC
Proteins encoded in this region:
- a CDS encoding S9 family peptidase, whose amino-acid sequence is MSYRSLLRTVLVVLFVAAPAVRAQDDDTETTTIEIDRWLAMPPVPVLAPAFADDPGPALERVELPVSDLELRPDDAWRFPGSDEELQWEELTGYPTALGAIGEAPQVRVLAARIHAAGFTGATVRVRSLHRLKVLLNGEELGTKTDLDDFDAESEPGKVEKEVELTTGDHTLLVVAEGAPGRDEAWAVEAAIEVAAADAGDLATSNRTQRRLDFGDVIDLHDPGSTDLSPDGRLLALTVSQPSAHTERRRSWIEFLDPDDGRIVRSLEGIGSLSGFEWAPDDPVDRFGFVSRDDGKAILWVGSVQGGAPEAVLRDVENLGETRWMPDGRSIVFSRSEEGSEDPENFKRYRGLTDRWSGDRDVSSLHQVSVPDGIVRRLTAGDLSTSLQDVAADGATLLFTRNLRDDATWPFRRTELVELDLESLEVEVLATEPWGLGARYDRSGERIAITGPPQAFAGVGLAVDDDVEANFYETQLFLMDRDTKNVRPLSRDFDPQINAVAWVGDRDEILASVTDQSYGRLYTYDVERRRWEQLPTEPEVVSSMAISRDGRTVAFTGTGTNTPQAVWAGKLRNWNPDRVRAFDTERLESIRFGKVEDFDVRLGDDTIIGRVYYPPDFDESETYPTIVYYYGGTSPVTRGYGGRYPKEWWAANGYLVYVMQPSGATGFGQEFAARHVNDWGKTVADEIIAATGAYLGAHDFADPDRLGCIGASYGGFMTMLLTTRTDMFAAAVSHAGISSISSYWGEGNWGFAYSAAATAKSYPWNRPDIYVDQSPLFAADEVTTPLLLLHGGIDDNVPPGESEQMYTALRVLGREVEYIRVEGERHWILQYDKRKRWSESIVAWFDRHLKDDAGWWDHLWPADE
- a CDS encoding Hsp33 family molecular chaperone HslO; translated protein: MSQTGTTATVERHILRERDAMLGFGDFGALFEAYHAHARRLDLPLDPLGTVMMHQALAGAALQLSFRVVEESTAWTLNVHRPAANVFAAGGGPDSTLTGRYFVDDVETIGENRLYVQRSHPEREPTRSVLSVDGIDLFEIFQQYFHRSEQLAVRFVELSSSEMAAVFALPGADAAWIRGLDGVDVRALRESSREPIESRTFTFACTCDGERVARVLAGMFGEDPEALFQGDASVEARCPRCGALWSVDREAFDRALDRLR